The genome window CGAGCCTGAGCCCAGATCTCGTCGATGGAGAGTTCGCTAGTGCCGCTGGATTCGCCTTCGATCAAGGCGGTTCGGATGCGCTCGGTTTCTTCTTCGCGAAGGCGTTCCCTGCGAATGAGGTCGTTCACGACCTCGCTCTTGTTGGCGAACTCTTGATTGGCGACGCGGTTCCTTAGCCAATTTTCGTTGGGTTCGGTGAGGGTAATGCTTTGTCTCGGCATGGTCTTTAGTGTTCTGGTGCGAATTTGCACCAGATGGTTTTGGACCGCAAGGCGATTTCGCGGCCAAGGTCGCTCCTACCTGCTCAGTCTTTTGCAGACTTCACGTCGAGGGCGTCGCGGAGGCCGTCGCCGAGGAAGTTCATGGCGAAGAGGGTGGCGGAGAAGAAGAGGGAGGGGGCGATCAGTTGCCAGGGAGCGGAGCGCATGGCTTGTTGCCCCTCTCGGATGAGGCTGCCCCAGCTGGCGGCATTGGCTTGGGTGCCGAGTCCGAGGAAGCTGAGCACGGACTCGAGCAGCATGACGGCGGGAATGAGCAAGGTCGCGTAGACGACGACTGGGCCGAGGAGGTTGGGCGCGATGTGCTTGCTGATGATGGAGGCCGTCTTCACGCCGGTCGCTTTGGCTGCCATCACGAATTCCTGCTCTTTCAGGTGCATGACTTGTCCGCGCACGATGCGGGCCATGGTCAGCCACTCGACGGCTCCGATGGCGAGGAATACCAGCAGGATCTTGTGCTCGAAGTCCTCGAAGAGAACCATCAGCAGAATGACGAAGATGAGGAAGGGCAGGGCGTAGAGGATGTCGACGAAGCGCATCATCAGGGCGTCGAGCCGTCCCCCGAAATAGCCGGAGATGGAGCCGTAGGCGACGCCGATGAGTAGGGCGGTGGCGGTGGCGAGGAATCCGACGCCGAGGGAGATGCGCCCGCCGCTCATGATGCGGGCCAGCATGTCGCGGCCTTTGGCATCGGTGCCGAATACGTGGAAGCGGGTGAGAGGGGTGAAAAGCATGCCGTTGACCTCGAGAGGCTTTCCGGTCGCGAGGGCGGCCAGTTCTTTCTCGGGGTTGAGGGCGTAGACTTCTGCGAAGTCTTCGAGGGTGGTAACTTCGTCGGGGGTAGCTTTGCTGGGATCGAAGCGAACCTCGACCAGCTCGGCGGTGTGGAAGGGGAGCGTGCTTTCGAGGGCGAGGACTTGGGCTTCTGGATTGAAGCGATAAAGGACGGGGCCGAGGAAGCAGAAGAGGGTGATGAAAACGAAGAAGCCGAGACCGGCCATGGCGAGGCGGTTGTCCAAGAGGCGACGCAGGGCGTCGTTCCATAGGGAGCTAGGAGCCTCGGAGTGGTTTGGAAGGTTTGGCGAAAGGCGCATTTTGCTAGGTAGTGGATGCTGGGTGGGAATCGCGACCAAGGTCGCTCCTACTTGTGGCGGAGCTTGGGGTTGAGCAGGACTTGGATGATGTCGACGCTGAGGTTGGCTAGCATGATGAGGGCGGCGTAGAAGAGCACGGTGGAGAGGATGAGGGACTGGTCCTTGTTGAAGGTGGCCTCCACGAAGTGGCGGCCAAGGCCGGGAACTTGGAAGATCGACTCCACGACGAACGAGCCGGTGACGAGGCCGGCGAGGGCGGGGCCGAGGAAGCTCACCACAGGCAAAATGCCTCCTCGTAGCGCGTGCACGACTACGGCTCGAAATTCGGAGGCACCTTTCGCCCGGGCGGTCCGTACGAAGTCGGAGCTTAGGATTTCCAGCATGCCGCCTCGCGTGAGGCGGGCGATATAGGCTGCGTAAAAGAGGCCGAGCGTGAGGGAGGGGAGAAGGCGATCGCCAGCAGTCGACCAGCCGGAAACGGAGGTCCATTGTAGCCAAATGCCGAATACGAGTGCGAGGATAGGGCCGATGACGAAGGTCGGCAGGCAGATGCCCACCATTGCGAGCGACATGGGGGCGTAGTCGAGGGTTGTGTTCTGGCGGGCGGCGGCGATGACGCCTGCTGGAATGCCCAAGGTGAGGGCGATGAGCATGGCCCAAATTCCTAGTTCGAGGGATACGGGAAAGGATTCTGTGATGATGTCGGCTGCGGTGAGGCCGGGATGGGAGGAAAGTGGGGGGAAGTCGAAGCTGAGGTGGCGGACGAGAGTATTGTAGTATTGGACGGGCAGCGGGTCGTTGAAACCGTAGTACTCGTTTTGGGCTTCGATGATGTGCTCGGCTACTTTTCGTTCATCGGAGAAAGGAGAGCCTGGCGAAAAGCGGATCATGAAGAAGGTGATCGTATAGATCGCCAGGAGGACCGGTATCGCTTGGGCGAGGCGTTTGAGGATAAAAGCTAGCACGGAGTTTTGGATTGAAAGTGTTTTCGCGAGCAAGGTCGCTCCTACTTGACCTCTTGCAGGGATATATACTTGTAGTTTCGGTTGTCAGTGATCTTTGGATACCATCCTTTTACTGCTGGGTCGATGCGGTAGATCCGATTGTAGTGGTAGAGGGGGATAATCGGTTGGTCTTCCATCAAGATCGATTCAGCCTCGTGCAGCATGGCGAGACGTTTTTCGGCGCTCGGTTCGGTGATCGCTCCATTGATTAGCTCATCGTAGCGCGCGTTGCTCCAACCGGTATTGTTGTTGCCGTCGCCGCTGCGAAACATGGCGAGGAAGGTGTCGGGGAAGACGTAGTCTCCGATCCAGCCGGAGCGGGAAATTTGGTAGTCGAGGTTGTGCTGGGTGTCGATGAAGGTCTTCCAAACTTGGTTCTCGAGGTCGGACTCTACCCCGAGGACGTTGAGCCACATCTGCTGGATCGCCTCTGCTATTTGCTTATGTTGCTCGGAGGTGTTGAAGAGGATGGTGAGCTTGGGAAGGCCTTTTCCGTTGGGATAGCCCGCTGCGGCAAGGAGCTCCCGCGCTTTGTTGGGATTGAAGCCGTCGAGCTTTGGAGGGTAATAGCCTTGGATCCCGTCGGGCGTGATGGAGAGCGCTATGTTTTGGTCTCCCTTGGTAACGCGTTTTACGATGGCTTTGCGATTGATGGCGAGCGAGAGGGCTTGGCGGACCCGTTTGTCGGAAAGCGCGGGCTCGGTGGTGTTGAGCTTATAAAAGTAAGTTGCGATCCAAGGTTCCATTCGCAAGTAGGGATCGTTTTCCTTGCGGTAGATGGGGATCATGTCGGGCGGTACCGTATTCTGGTAGTGGAGACGACCGGAGTTAAAAACTTGGTCCTCGGTGGCAACATCGTCGATAGGGAGGAAGTGTATCTCGTTGATGGATACTTTTTCGGCGTCCCAGTAGAAAGGGTTCTTCTCTACCTCGATGGTCTTGTTGATGACCCATTTCTTGAGTTGGTAGGGGCCGTTGCCGACGTAGTTTTCTCGGGTCCAATTGGAGTCGGGTTTTCCGATGCCGCCGTAGGCCTCGATGGTGGCGGAGTGGACGGGGGACCAAGTGGGGTGTTTGATGAGGTTGAGCAGGTGAGGAGTGGGGCCGGCGAGGGTGAGCTCAAGAGTATAGTCGTCGAGGGCTTTGACGCCCACTTGGGAGAAGTCTTTGAGATTGCCCTCGTTGTATTCGCGGGCGTTTTTGATGATGTGGAGCAGTTGGGCGTATTTGGCGCCGAGCTCCGGGGTGAGCATGCGGCGGTAGGAGTAGACGAAGTCTTGGGCGGTGACGGGGTCGCCATTGGACCAGCGAGCGTTTTTGCGGAGATGGAAGGTCCAGATGGTAGAGTCGATGTCTTCCCAAGATTCGGCGACGCCGGGCTCGGGAAGGTTGTCATCGGTGGGATGATAGGCGATGAGCCCTTCGACGAGAGCGGAGGTGATACGGGATCCGTTAAGCGATGTGTTGAGATGGGGATCAATGGATGGCGGTTCGCCAGAGTTTCCAAAAAGCAAAATACCGTCGCGGGTGGCTTGGTCGCGGGCTAGTTGCCCTTGTTCCTTTTTGCCGCAGGAACTGAGGAGGGAGAGCGACAGGATTAAGGGGATTGCTAGTTTTATCACGGAAAACACGGAAAATATCAGAGTGCGCTGCTGGAAGTGTGCCTTGTTGGACATTAGGAAGTGTTTTTTGTTATCCGTGTCTGCTATTGCTTGGGTCTGAGTGAGGGGTGGCCGCCGTGTCAGCAGGCGCTATTTTTTGAAGATGAGGGCGGAGGCGTGGGCGGCGATGCCTTCGGCCCGGCCGAGCGATCCGATCTTTTCGTTGGTGGTGGCTTTGATGCCTATCTGTTCGGGCTCGATGCCGGCGGATTGGGAAAGGGCGGCTTTCATCTCCGCGAGTCGCGGGTAGATCTTGGGCTTTTCGGCGATCATAGCGGTGTCGATATTGACGATTTCCCAACCTTTTTCACGCAGGGTGGCGGCGACTTCCTTGAGAAGTTCCTGAGAGTCGATGCCTTTGTACTTGGGGTCTGTATTGGGAAAGTAATGACCGATGTCGGGCAGGCCAGCGGCGCCGAGTAGGGCGTCGCAGATGGCGTGGGTGAGCACGTCGGCGTCGGAGTGGCCTTGCAAGCCGTAGGGCGTGTCGAAGGTAACGCCGCCGAGCACCATGGGGCGTCCGTCTTCGAAGGGATGGATATCGTAGCCTTGGCCGATGCGGATGGGAGGGATCATTGTGAAAGGATGAGCTAAGGAGAGTTTGGTGAAGCTGAAGCTTCGCGCAAAAGGTATTCGAGGTAGGGGAGGTCGGCAGGGGTGGTGAGCTTAGGGTTAGGGCGGGTGTTGTCGACGAAGGCGACGGGTTGGTCGATGTCTTCTATGGCGCTGAGATCGTCGGTGATTTGCGCTCCTGAGCGGATCACGCTTTGGTAGGCGTCCTTGATTATCGAATACTGGAAGCTCTGCGGGGTTTCCATGGCCCAGAGTTTAGCGCGGTCGACGGTGGTAGGAAGGAAGGCGCCATCGTAGGCGTCGGCGGACTTGATGGTGTCTGTGACCGGTCGCGCGAGGCAGGCTGCTCCGATTTGAGCGGCTTTCGCGATGGATTCGCGGATGGCGGCGGGGGTCACGCAGGGGCGGGCGCAGTCGTGAATGAGCACGACCTCGGTGTCGCCAGGAGCTGCTTGCAGGCCAGCCCACACGGAGTCCTGGCGTTGAGCGCCGCCGTACGTGAACGTGACGGAAAAGGGGCCGTTGAGAAGAGCGGACGCCACCTTTTCCACTTCCGCTTGCTGGGTAGCGTCACGCACGACAATGACGAGGTGCTGTAATTGGCCGCTGGATACGAAGGCGTCGATGGAGTGGGCGATCACGGGCTTGCCGGCTAAGTTGGCTAGGATCTTGTCTTCGACCTGGCCTTGCATGCGGTTGCCGGAGCCCCCGGCGAGGAGTATAGCGGTGGAGATGGGCATGGTCAGACGATGCGGCAGGGCGCGAGCGCCAGGCCTAAGCGTTGAGTTCGGCGTTGATGGCGGCGACGGCGGCGGCGGGGTCTTCGGCTCCGTAGATAGGGCGGCCTACGACGATGTAGTTGGAGCCGACTTCACGGGCCTGAGCGGGGGTCATGATGCGCTTTTGGTCGCCCGCTGCCGATCCGGCGGGGCGGACTCCGGGGGTGATGAGCTGGAAGTGGTCGCCGTGAGCCTCGCGGATGGTTTTGACTTCGTGGGTGGAGCAAACGAGGCCGGTCATGCCGGCGTCTTTGGCGAGCCCGGCGAGGTGGGTGACGCGTTCGACGGGGGATTGCCGGATGCCGAGCAAGTCGAGCGAGCTTTGGTCCATGGACGTGAGGACGGTGACGCCGAGGAGTTGGAGGCTTGGGTTCACGTTCTCTTGGGCGCGAACCGCCCACTGCATCATTTCCTTGCCGCCGCAGGTATGGATGGTGAGCATTTGGATGGGCAGCTTGCCGACGGACTCGATGGCCTTGGCGACGGTGTTGGGGATGTCGTGAAGCTTAAGGTCGAGGAAGACGTTGACGCCGAGGTCGGCGATTTGGCGGACGTAGTCGGGACCGTATTTGGTGAACATTTGCAAGCCGATCTTGGCCCATTTCAAGTCGGGTCCCGCTTTGGCGAGCAGGGCGAGGGCGTCTTCGCGTTCTTCGATGTCGAGGGCGAGAATGAGCTCGCAGGAATTTTTGCTTTGTAGCGTTTCGGTCATACAGGTTTTTGTTTTGGCGACTATGGGACAAATCGAGGTTTTCAGTCCAGCAAAGATCAACCTGTTTCTGTCGGTGCTAGGCCGGATGGAGACGGGC of Pelagicoccus enzymogenes contains these proteins:
- a CDS encoding ribbon-helix-helix domain-containing protein; amino-acid sequence: MPRQSITLTEPNENWLRNRVANQEFANKSEVVNDLIRRERLREEETERIRTALIEGESSGTSELSIDEIWAQARKG
- the ispD gene encoding 2-C-methyl-D-erythritol 4-phosphate cytidylyltransferase yields the protein MPISTAILLAGGSGNRMQGQVEDKILANLAGKPVIAHSIDAFVSSGQLQHLVIVVRDATQQAEVEKVASALLNGPFSVTFTYGGAQRQDSVWAGLQAAPGDTEVVLIHDCARPCVTPAAIRESIAKAAQIGAACLARPVTDTIKSADAYDGAFLPTTVDRAKLWAMETPQSFQYSIIKDAYQSVIRSGAQITDDLSAIEDIDQPVAFVDNTRPNPKLTTPADLPYLEYLLREASASPNSP
- a CDS encoding peptide ABC transporter substrate-binding protein, yielding MSNKAHFQQRTLIFSVFSVIKLAIPLILSLSLLSSCGKKEQGQLARDQATRDGILLFGNSGEPPSIDPHLNTSLNGSRITSALVEGLIAYHPTDDNLPEPGVAESWEDIDSTIWTFHLRKNARWSNGDPVTAQDFVYSYRRMLTPELGAKYAQLLHIIKNAREYNEGNLKDFSQVGVKALDDYTLELTLAGPTPHLLNLIKHPTWSPVHSATIEAYGGIGKPDSNWTRENYVGNGPYQLKKWVINKTIEVEKNPFYWDAEKVSINEIHFLPIDDVATEDQVFNSGRLHYQNTVPPDMIPIYRKENDPYLRMEPWIATYFYKLNTTEPALSDKRVRQALSLAINRKAIVKRVTKGDQNIALSITPDGIQGYYPPKLDGFNPNKARELLAAAGYPNGKGLPKLTILFNTSEQHKQIAEAIQQMWLNVLGVESDLENQVWKTFIDTQHNLDYQISRSGWIGDYVFPDTFLAMFRSGDGNNNTGWSNARYDELINGAITEPSAEKRLAMLHEAESILMEDQPIIPLYHYNRIYRIDPAVKGWYPKITDNRNYKYISLQEVK
- a CDS encoding ABC transporter permease, translating into MLAFILKRLAQAIPVLLAIYTITFFMIRFSPGSPFSDERKVAEHIIEAQNEYYGFNDPLPVQYYNTLVRHLSFDFPPLSSHPGLTAADIITESFPVSLELGIWAMLIALTLGIPAGVIAAARQNTTLDYAPMSLAMVGICLPTFVIGPILALVFGIWLQWTSVSGWSTAGDRLLPSLTLGLFYAAYIARLTRGGMLEILSSDFVRTARAKGASEFRAVVVHALRGGILPVVSFLGPALAGLVTGSFVVESIFQVPGLGRHFVEATFNKDQSLILSTVLFYAALIMLANLSVDIIQVLLNPKLRHK
- a CDS encoding ABC transporter permease; the protein is MRLSPNLPNHSEAPSSLWNDALRRLLDNRLAMAGLGFFVFITLFCFLGPVLYRFNPEAQVLALESTLPFHTAELVEVRFDPSKATPDEVTTLEDFAEVYALNPEKELAALATGKPLEVNGMLFTPLTRFHVFGTDAKGRDMLARIMSGGRISLGVGFLATATALLIGVAYGSISGYFGGRLDALMMRFVDILYALPFLIFVILLMVLFEDFEHKILLVFLAIGAVEWLTMARIVRGQVMHLKEQEFVMAAKATGVKTASIISKHIAPNLLGPVVVYATLLIPAVMLLESVLSFLGLGTQANAASWGSLIREGQQAMRSAPWQLIAPSLFFSATLFAMNFLGDGLRDALDVKSAKD
- the pyrF gene encoding orotidine-5'-phosphate decarboxylase, with translation MTETLQSKNSCELILALDIEEREDALALLAKAGPDLKWAKIGLQMFTKYGPDYVRQIADLGVNVFLDLKLHDIPNTVAKAIESVGKLPIQMLTIHTCGGKEMMQWAVRAQENVNPSLQLLGVTVLTSMDQSSLDLLGIRQSPVERVTHLAGLAKDAGMTGLVCSTHEVKTIREAHGDHFQLITPGVRPAGSAAGDQKRIMTPAQAREVGSNYIVVGRPIYGAEDPAAAVAAINAELNA
- the ispF gene encoding 2-C-methyl-D-erythritol 2,4-cyclodiphosphate synthase, producing MPPIRIGQGYDIHPFEDGRPMVLGGVTFDTPYGLQGHSDADVLTHAICDALLGAAGLPDIGHYFPNTDPKYKGIDSQELLKEVAATLREKGWEIVNIDTAMIAEKPKIYPRLAEMKAALSQSAGIEPEQIGIKATTNEKIGSLGRAEGIAAHASALIFKK